A window of Zestosphaera sp. contains these coding sequences:
- a CDS encoding PaREP1 family protein: MSLTIPRRLAEDPKRRNLDPEPLVVDFLVSMLEPDPHAAAESHLELAVRYLEEGKNLIDTDPVQASEKLYKVAEEAVKALTTHFNLKDILEDVEKSGTWSLGKLEKAVLSISDKVGDWFRSSWDTAWALHVWGFHEAKFDAEDVRRRLPSIDRMVTEAQRIAEKK, encoded by the coding sequence ATGAGCCTGACGATTCCTAGAAGACTAGCTGAGGATCCCAAGAGGAGAAACCTGGACCCAGAGCCCCTTGTAGTCGATTTTCTAGTCAGTATGCTGGAACCCGACCCCCACGCAGCCGCAGAGTCCCACCTAGAACTAGCTGTGAGATACCTAGAAGAGGGAAAGAATCTCATCGACACGGACCCCGTCCAGGCCAGTGAAAAACTCTACAAGGTCGCGGAGGAGGCCGTCAAGGCGCTCACAACACACTTCAACTTAAAGGATATCCTTGAAGATGTAGAGAAGAGTGGAACCTGGAGCCTCGGGAAGCTCGAGAAGGCCGTTCTAAGCATATCCGACAAGGTGGGCGACTGGTTCAGATCCTCATGGGACACTGCGTGGGCGCTCCACGTCTGGGGCTTCCACGAGGCAAAATTCGACGCCGAAGATGTCAGGAGGAGGTTGCCGAGCATCGATAGAATGGTTACAGAAGCCCAGAGGATCGCCGAAAAGAAGTAG
- a CDS encoding DUF3782 domain-containing protein, with protein sequence MYLSILFFRVNLRGEFLRLLDEDREFRLMVAGKLGYGDVLRRLERHDRKFNKVVNEIKKFREDFNTEMSKLRGDFNAEMKKLREDFNKLSMRVEVTIGSMGRGWGEDLERMVLEIFREELEKRGIEPGKVEKLRFTDRDGSITGVRGRIVDIDVSVRDGKLYLVEVKSRAELDHVEALYEKVRAVEKYLAKSVSGVFLVAVNVDKEAYDRARQLGIEVICGSIIE encoded by the coding sequence TTGTATCTCTCGATCCTATTTTTTCGTGTGAACCTGAGGGGGGAGTTTCTAAGGCTTCTAGACGAGGATAGGGAGTTCAGGCTGATGGTAGCCGGGAAGCTTGGGTACGGCGATGTCCTGAGGAGGCTGGAGAGGCATGACAGGAAATTCAACAAGGTAGTCAACGAAATAAAGAAGTTTAGGGAAGACTTCAACACCGAGATGAGTAAGCTGAGAGGAGACTTTAACGCTGAGATGAAGAAGCTTAGGGAGGACTTCAACAAGTTAAGTATGAGGGTTGAGGTTACCATTGGGAGCATGGGAAGGGGGTGGGGGGAGGATCTTGAGAGGATGGTGCTTGAGATATTCAGGGAGGAGCTAGAAAAAAGGGGGATCGAGCCTGGCAAGGTGGAAAAGCTGAGGTTTACGGATAGGGATGGGAGCATTACTGGGGTGAGGGGGAGGATTGTTGACATAGATGTCTCTGTTAGGGATGGGAAGCTCTACTTGGTGGAGGTGAAGTCTAGGGCTGAGCTGGACCATGTCGAGGCTCTTTACGAGAAGGTGAGGGCTGTCGAGAAATACTTGGCGAAGAGCGTGAGCGGGGTGTTTTTGGTCGCCGTGAACGTTGATAAGGAGGCTTATGATAGGGCTAGACAGCTGGGTATAGAGGTTATATGCGGAAGCATAATAGAGTAG